TGCGCCAAATTAGAAGAGGCCAGCTTGCGGTGCTGCACGTCCTCAAAGCCGTTGGTAATCAGGTGCAGCGTGTACTTGCCGCGCAGGTACGCCAGCGTTTCGTGGGTGTGCGGAAATACGGCCGATTTCTCCGGCAGAATGTCCGTGAACTCGGCCGAGAGGGTGGGGGGCACGTCGGCCTCGGCCACACCCAGCTTGGCCAGCGTGCGCACGAAGCGCACCTCGCGCAGCTGCGTTTGCGTCACCTTATTGGCCTGGTACAGGCGCCACAAGGCCTGGTTCACGTCGCTGTACACGCGCTTGAACGTGGGCAAGTCGAAGGTGCCGTGGCGGGCCAGCCCGTGCCGGTCGTAGAGCGTGGTCAGCGTCTCGTCAGCGTTGGTTTCAAAGTCCCACAGCGTGTGGTCGAGGTCAAAAAACAGGTGCCGGTAAGCCATATATATATAAAGGAAGCTTATTCGCTGAGTAGCCGCGATGTGACGATGCGGCCCCCGCCCAAATGTTCACGCACAATGGTGGCGCAGTCGGCGGGCTGTACGTCGCCGTAGGTTACGCCGTCGGGGTACACGATAAGGGCCGCGCCATCCCCTTTTTTGCAATGCTTGCACCGGTCGAGGCAGTCGCACTCCTGCACGGCGTTGCGCCGCTTTTCGCCGTCGGCGGTCCGCACGGTTTTCAAATCCTGGTCCTTAATGGCGTGCTTCAGGGCCTTGGCCACGTCGCGGCCCACGCTGCTTTTTTGATTAGTGCAAACAAATACTTGGTGTGCGTAAATCATCGACTAGCTGAATTTTGGATAATGCTACTTGGCCGGTGGTGGTGGGGCCCCACCAGTCCAGTGCCGGTTCTGGAGCTTGTAAGCAGCTAACTCACGATTCGACCACAGGGTTTGGTAAATGCGCTGGTCGTGCAGCAGCTGCGGGTCGCGGGCCATGAACTCGAGGAGCTGCAATACCAAATCCAGGGCTTCGTCCTTTAGGAAGTAGAACATCCAGTTGTCGAGGCGGCGCACGCTCACCAGGTCGGCGTTCTTCAAGTACGCCAGCTGGCGCGAAGTTTTGGTTTGGGTGAAATCGAGCACCTGTTCGAGGTCGGCTACTACCATTTCGCGGTTGCGCCAGAGCAGGTGCAGTATGCGCACGCGGCTTTCGTCGCCGAAGGCTTTAAATATTTGCTGACCGAACGCAACCGTGAAATGTTTCAAGCGCATCTGGTGTCTGGAAGCCGGTGCTTGCCGTAAGTTTCCCGTTGCCCTAATATAAGGCTTGCCCGGCCTTACTGGTTGTATCTTTGCTTACTAGCCCGCCCACCCATGTCCAATACCAGCCGCCCCCGGGGTTTCTCCTTTACACTCGCTGCCGTGCTGGCGGTGTTCCTGCTGCTGCTGGCCGCGCCCGGGGCCCAGGCCCAGGGCAAGCGCAAGGTAATTCAGTTTACCGGCATTGTGGCGAGCGGCGACAGCCTGCTGGGCGTGCCCGGGGCTACGGTATACGTGCCCAAGGCTGGCCGCGGCACGGCCACCAACATCTACGGCTACTTTTCAATGGCCGTGCTGGCCGGCGACAGCATCGTGATTCGCTCGCTGGGCTACGCCAACGAAACCGTCAAGATTCCCGCTGACTACCAGCGCGCGAGCTACTCGGTGGTGGTGTCGCTGCGCGAGGATGCCACGGTGCTGCCCGAGGTGCGGGTGTTTCCTTACGCCACCGAGCGCGAGTTCAAGGCGGCGTTCCTGGCCATGGCCATCCCGAGCGAGAGCCGCACGCCGGGGGCCGATGCCCTCAACGAGCAGACCATGCGCCGCATTTTCAACACGTTGCCCATGAGTTCGTCGGCGGCCTACCGCCAAACCATGAGCTTGCAGCAGCAGAACTACAACGCCCGCATGGGCCTGGGCCAGTCACTGCAAGCCAACAACCCACTCACCAACCCTTTCAGCTGGCTCCAATTCATCAAGCAGGTGAAGAGCGGCGAATTCAAGAAGAAAGAGGGCGTCGATTATTAACGCAGTTTGGGGTGAACGGCAGCTGATTATTAAGCCGTTCGATAACCCCTGGGCTATTTTTGGGGTTATAGGAAAGATTTGCTCATTCCTAAACCGTAGCCATGGACACCAATCTTCCGTTTTCCGATAAGCCGCGGGTCGTTATTGTGGGTTGTGGCTTTGGGGGCCTCCAGCTGGCCAAGGACTTGGCCGGTGCACCAGTTCAGGTAGTGGTGGTCGACCGCAACAACTACCACAACTTCCAGCCCCTGCTTTACCAGGTCGCCACGGGGGCCCTGGAGGCCGACAGCATCGCCTACCCGGTGCGCAAAATCTTCGCGGGCCAGCGCAATTTCTTCTTCCGCTTGGCCGATGTCACGGGCGTAGAATCGACCACCAACACGCTGCATACTAGCGTGGGCGAGATTCGCTACGACTACCTGGTGCTGGCTACCGGTTCGCTCACCAACTTCTTTGGCATTGAGAGCATTGAGCGCAACGCCATGCAAATCAAGAGTATTCCGAATGCCTTGAACCTGCGCAGCTTCATCTTTCAGAACTTCGAGAAGGCCTTGCTGACCGCCGACCTGGCCGAGCGCCAGGCCCTGATGAACATCGTGGTGGTGGGCGGGGGCCCCACGGGCGTCGAAATCAGCGGCTCGCTAGCCGAAATGCGCAAGCACGTGCTGCCCAAAGACTACCCCGAGTTGGACCTGGGCACGATGCAGATTTTCCTGGTTGAGGCCGGGCCGGCGCTGCTGGGGCCCATGTCGCCGGCGTCGCAGGCCGATGCTGGCCGCTACCTCAACGAATTGGGGGTGCTGGTGCGGCTCAACACTTCGGTGAAACGCTTTGAGAACTGCAAGGCGTACTATTCTGATACAGAGTTTATTCCGACCGAGAACCTGATTTGGGCGGCCGGTGTGAACGGCGCGGCCCTGCCCGGCCTGCCCGACGCCGTGGTGACCCGAAATAAGCGCGTGACCGTGAACCAGTGGAACCAAGTGGAGGGCCTGGCCAACGTGTTTGCCATCGGCGACGTGGCCAACCTCGTAACTGCCGACATGCCCAAGGGCCTGCCCATGCTGGCGCCCGTGGCCCAGCAGCAAGCCTCGTTGCTGGCCAAGAACCTGGTGCGCCTCACCAAGGGCGAAGCGCCCCAGCCGTTCGAGTACACCAATAAAGGCGTGATGGCCATCGTGAGTCGCAATAAGGCGGTGGTGGACCTGCCCAAAAACGTGCACTTCAACGGTTTTTTCGGCTGGCTGACGTGGCTTTTTGTGCACTTGATGACGCTGGTGGGCTTCCGCAATAAAGTAGTGGCCTTCGTCGACTGGGCATTCAGCTACTTCAGCTCCGACCAGGCCCTGCGCCTCATCATCCGTCCCTTCAAGCGCCGCGACATGCGCGACGACCAGGGCAAACGCACCGCCGAGCACCTCACCGCCACGGCCGAATACAACCCAGGGCCCCCCGCCATTCAGGAGGCGTAAGGCGAAAAGTATAGTTTGTAAAGAGGCCGTCGCGCTGCAATAGCGTGACGGCCTCTTTGTGTCTATCCGTTGGTCTTTTATGCCCCCGCCACTACTACTTGCATGGCCTCGGGCGATAAATATTCCTGGGCCAGGCGCTGGAGCGTGGGGGCGTCGGCAGCTTCGACTTGCCGCACAAACTGGAGGTAGTAATCGGCGGGCAGGCGCATCAGCACCACGTTGCGGTACTTATCGGCCTGCTCAAATACCGTGGACAAATCGTTGGCAAACTTGCCGAGGGTGTAATTTTTCACCGTTTCCAGCTCGTCGGCCGGAATCAGCTCTTCCTGTAAGCGCCGCAGCTCGTGCTGGATTTCGGCCACAGCCAGCGGGGCGCTGTCGCCTTGCACATCGGTGCCAATGATAAGGGCTGTGGCCTGCTCTCGGTTAGTAACGCTGGCCGAAATACCGTAAGTCAAACCCTTGTCTTCGCGGATGTTGCGCATCAGGCGCGAACCGAAGTAGCCACCCAGTACCTTAACCAGTAGGTTCAGCTGGTGGGTTTCGGGGTGGCGCGGGTTGGGCCAAGGCCGCCCGATTCGCAGCGACGCCTGCAAGCTGCCGGACACCGTTACGTAGTCGTGCCCAGGCCGGAATGACGTTAGGGTGCCGGCGGCGGCTACTATGGGGGCCTCCGCGGGGCCCTGGCCAAACGTGTCGGCCACCAACTGCCGGTGCCCGTCAACGTCGCCGCACAAAAATATTTCAGCTTCGCTCAGCGGGTAGGCCGCTTGGTGAAAGGCCAGCGCATCGGCGCGGGTGAAGGCCGGGAAAGCGGCTTCGTCAAACAGTTGGCCATAAGGGTGGGCCGTGCCGAACAGGTTTTGGTTGAAGCACTCGGAAGCGCGGTAGCTGGCCTTGCGGCGCTCCACCTGCACGTTTTGCACGGTGCGGGTTTTTAGCTGGGCCAGCTCCTGCTCCGGAAAAGAGGGCTGCGTGAGCACCTCGTGCACGAGCGGCAATAGCGTAGGCAGGTGCCGCGTGAGGCAATACAGCGTGAGCATGGCGCGGTCGGGGCCCGACTCGCAGTCGAGCGACGCGCCATAGAAGGCCACTTCGTCGGCAATTTGGCGGGCAGTGCGGGTAGCCGTGCCTTCAAGCAGCATCCGGGCCGTGAGCAGGGCCAGGCTGGGCTTGGGCTCAGCAATTTTGCCGGCGGGCAGCACCACTTGCAGGCGTACCACGGGCTGGGCATCGTTGGTCAGCACGTGGAGGCGGGCAGCATTGGGCAAAGGCATTACCTCCGCCGTGGGCAGGGCCACGCGGGCCAGGGGCTGCAAAGGGGGGGCAACGGTACGGTCGAGCATGTTGGGAAAAGGTAAAAAAGACGAATGGAGAAGGTAAGAGCCGAACGGCACCGCAAAAGTTAAAGGGAAGCGCCAAAAACCGCGGCCAGTTGGGCGGGCTTTTTAGCGCTTCCCTTTCTACACGTTTCTACGCGGATTCGCGGGAAAAAATGGGGCTAGTTGTTGGGCGGGGTGCCGCTGGTGCCGCCCGAGTCACCGTCGAAGGCCTCAGAAAGCTTGTTGAAGTTGAAGTGCAGCGACACGCGGATGGTTTGGGCCAGCGGGTTGGCCTGCGAGTTGGGCACGAGGTAAGCCCCGTCGATGCCGAACACCTGGTAGCGTACGCCCAGGCCGAAGCTGGCGTACTGGCGGGCCCCCTTGTCGGGGTTTTCGTAGAAGTAGCCAGCGCGGGCGTATAGCAGGTCGTTGTAGCTGTACTCCAGGCCTCCCGATAGGTTGATTTCCTGCAATTCTTCCTTAAAACCACCCGGCGCGTCGGAGAACGAGCCCAGGGCCGCGCTGATGATAGATTTTTGGGCTCTGGCAAGGTTTTCGGCCTTGATGCGGTCCCGCTGGGCGGTTTGGGCTGCGCCGGTGCCGGGCAGCAGGTCCTCGTAGTAAGGCGATGGTACCAGCAGCTTGCTCACGTCGATGGCCAGTGTAATCTTGTTGTACTGGTCGATTTGGCGGGTCAGGGCGGTGCCCAGCTTTAAGGTGGTGGGCAGGAAGCTGGCGTTTATCGGGTCGGTATAAGTCATCTTATTACCGATGTTGCTGATGGTGGCTCCGAAACCGATGTTGTAAAGGCCAGTCCCGATGCTCGCGTCCTTGTTGTAATAGGCCCCCACGTCCACGGAAGCGGCGTTGCCGGGCCGGGCGTCGGGGATGCTGCCGCCGGTGAGGTTGGAGCGAATGTAGCGGGCCGACACGCCCAGGCCAAAGTTCTCGCTCAGCTTCTGGCCGTACGATACGGTGAGGGCGTACTCCTTGGGGTTGAAGGTGGCGCCCTCGATGTTGTTGGCGTCGCGGTACTGAATCTGGCCCAGGTCGAAGTACATCAGCGAAGCCGCAACAGCCGAGCGCTGGCCCACCTTGGCGTAGCCCGAGAGATACGAAAGGCCCATGTCGTCGGTGATGCTGCGCAGCCACGGCGTGTACGACGGCGACACCGAGTATTTGTACGGCACAAAGCCCAGCTTGCCGGCGTTGTAGAACGCCGCGTTGGCGTCGGGCGAGAGGGCCACCCCGGCCTCACCGAGCGCCGCTGAGCGCGAGTCGGGGCTGAGGGTGAGGATGGGCACGGCCGTGGTGATGGTTTTAGAGAAATTTTGGGCGTGGGCAGCGGTGGTGCCGCCCAGCAGGGCCGCAAGCAGCGCCAGGCGCCGGGAGGTAACGGGAGTAGTGAGTTGCATAAAGTGAATAAGAATGAGCCGCGAAATCGGCCACAAAGGAAACGTATTAAATTGGATTAATTGAGGATGACCAATTTTTCAAATTTGGAAGCCGTGGCGCGGTCGCGTTGGGCCCGCACGTTCACCCGGTACACGTACACGCCGCGCGCCAGCTGGTCGTTGAACTCATCGCGCCCGTCCCAGCTGATGCTTTTCTGGTGTGGCTCGCTGTTGATGACGGTGGCCGTGAGGGTGCGCACGAGCTTGCCCGACACGGTAAAGATTTGCACCTGCACGTCGAGGTCGTCGCCCTCGCGGTTCTGGTCAAAGTGAAACGTAGTAGCGCTGGCAAATGGATTGGGGTAGTTGAGCACATGCGACAACGCCAGCTGCTCGGTGCGGGCCACCACGAACTCAATCTCGCGCTCCGTCGAGTTATTGTAGGTATCCCAGGCCTTCAGTTTCAGGGTGTGGGGCCCCACCGCCAGGTCCTTGTACAGGTACTTTACCTGCCCCGACCGGAAGTCGTCGACCTTGCCCACGTAGGCGTCGTTGAGCACCGTGAGGCCGGCGGCGTTGCCGTCAAGCACGGCCGTAATCTCGTGCCCAATGCCCGCGCCGGTGGTGTTGATGCCCGAGTTGTCGCTCAGGTTGGCCAGCAGCGTGGTGTTCTGCCCCGTGAGGCCCCCGAAGGCGAAGGTTTCGCTGTCCATGAACAAGGCCACGGCCGGCGGCACCGTGTCGCGGGCCGTACCGGTGGCCGCGCCGCCCACCGGCGGAGCCAAGCGGCCGGCGGCGTCGGTGCCCTTGCCGCCGTCGGCGGTATTGCTGAACGCGTAGAGGCTCACCTTGCCGGGCCCCACGTTGTAGCTGATGTCCTTCGGTACCACGAAGCGCAGGCTAAACTGGCCGTTCACGACGGTGGCCTGGCCGCTGTAAATCACGCTCTCCTGCACTTGGATGGGCTTCGGTCCATCGGCGGGGTTGTTGGCCACTTTGTTGCCCAGCGTCAGCACCGTGGCGGGCTTGTCGTACACCGTCACCTGGGCCGTGCCGCTGAAGCCAGCGTTTAGGGCCCCGGCGTTCAGCACGCGGCCGTGTAGGCGCACCGGGGACAAGGCCTGGAGGGTGGGCGGCGCGGCGCCGCCGCCCACATATTGCTTGTTGAGGCTGTCAATCTGCACCGTCTGCCGCGGGTAGGCCAGCGTCATACTGGGGTCGCCGAGCAGGGTGTAGTTGCGGTTGTTGAGCACACCGGCCTGGCCGGGGCCCGGGTAGGCGTTTTTGGCCAGCATGGTCACGGTGCCCATGGCGGGCATTTTGCCGCCGGGCAGGGGCTGGAACACGTTGTTGTAGAAGGCAGAGTTCAGGCCGTAGTTCTGGCCCGCTTCCACTACGCGGGTGGTGGTGAACAGCCCGATGGCACCGCCGCCGTTGGCGTTGTCGGTGAGCACCTGCTCGCCGGCCGACGTGAAATCGGGGTTGTCGTAGGTGCTCAGGTCGCAGGTGCCGGTCACCATAAAGGCCAGCTTGGCGCTGTTTTGCAGCGCCAGGGCTGTGGCGTTGGTGAAAATCTGGTCGTTCGACAAGCCCGTGGGGCCCCCGTGGCCGAGGTAGTTAATCAGCAGCGAGCCGCCTTCGAACGACTCGTCCACGGCCTTGTTCATTTCGGGCGAGCGCAGGCCGGCCGCCCCCGATACCTGCGGGTACAGGTCGAGGTACACCTTGTGCACGTTGTAGGCGGGGTAATTGGCCTGGATGCCGGCCGCCAGCGGCTCCGAGCCGCCGCCTACAAACAGGTCGCCGTTGCCATCGTCGGCCCACAGCGACAGGCGGTTGCGCCACTTGCCGAAGCTGGCCGGAGCGTCGTAGGCAATCAGCTTGTCCACCATTAGGCGGGCGTTGTCGGCGTTGGCGGGGCTGCCCTTGGGGGCCCGCACCGGCAGGCGGCCCACCCCCACGTCCTGCACCTCGGTGCCGGTGGGGTTCTCCGACCACTCGCCCTCGTTGTCGTCAAGCAAGGCGTAATAGTCTTCGGATGAGTAAGTTACCGTGCTGCCGTAAAACTGCGTCAGCGACTCGCGCGACTCGTAGGTGGGCACGTAGTTCTGGTTGGCGCGGTCGAAGTCGGCGTCGGAGCGGAACGGGGCCCGGCTGGCCCACCACGCGGGCTCCTGGTTCTTGTCGTTGTAGGGGCTCGATTTGTAGTCAAACGACGCATCGCCGAACAGCAGCAGGTGCTGGAGCTTGCCCGCGGGGGCCCTATCGTACACCTGCTTCATGAAGTCGCGGATGGCTGTGGCGTCCTGCCCGCCCGATCCGAACTCGTTGTACACTTCCTTGGTCGTAGCCACGGCCACCTTTAGGCCGTCGTAGGTGCGGCGGTGGTCGGCCAGCCGGTTGGCCTGCGCGCGGAAGGCCGGGTAGGTCACAATCACCAAATCGTAGCTGCCGTCGAGGGCGTGCAAATCCTGGTTGGGCACTTTGCCGAAGGCCCGCACTTTGTTGGCAAACGCGCCGTCGGGCTGGAAGGCCACGTACTCGCGCAGCGTATCGGTGGCGGCCGCAAACGTCCCGGCAGCGTCCAGGGCTTGGGCCACGGCGTGGCGTGGGTTGGTCACGTCCCACACCGCGGTGGCAGCGGTGGTGCCGGCCAGGGCAAAGCGCGTCACGGCTCCGGGCCCCACGCTGGCCAGCGACCGGAATTCCAGCACCGGCCCGCTCAGGGTGAGGCGGCGCTGGGCGTTGATTTCCAGGTAGTCGAGGTAGCCCACGCCCGTGCCCGACAGGCTATTAAACGCGAGGCCCACGCTGAGGGCAGCGGCCGGCGCAGCAGGTAAAACCACCGGCAGCGTGGGCGTGGCCACGTTGGCCACCGCGTAGAACGACTGGCCGTTCACGGGGTTCACCGCCACGGTGCCGACGTTGGCGCCGTTCAGCGTGGCCTGGAACTGGCTGCCGCTGAGGTCGGTGGCCGCCAGGGCCAGCGTCACCTGGGCCGTGGAACCGGGCACGAGGTCGGGCAAGCTGGTCGGCAAGTCAATCGTGCGCGTCAGCACCGACTGCGGCGAGAAGCTTTCGCCCAGCCACTGCCGGCCCGAGTGCAGCAGGTTCACCAGGTCGTGCTCGTAGAAGGCCCGCTCGTCGAACGTGCTGACGGTGCGCGTGGCCGCCGCGCCGGGGGCCCCCGCCGTGGCCACGCGCTGCGGGGCGCGGGCTGCGGCCTGGGTGGTCAGGAAGTAATAGGCCGTGTCGCAGTAGAAGTTGTTGCGGTGCCGGAACCGGCCGTTTTCGGCGTACCACGTGTGGGGCCCCGGCGCGTAAAACAGCAGGTACTCGTCGGCGTCGAAGGCATTGTCGGCATTGCCCACGAAGCGTACCGCGTTTTCCACCAGGTCGTCGGGGCGGTACGTCAGGTTGGCCTGGGGCAGCAAGCCTGCCGCGTTGCCGTAGAGGCGCAGGGCCTTGGGGTCGGTGGTGGCGGGGTTGAAGCCCAGCGTTTTCAGCGTGGCTTGGTCGATTTTGTAGACGCCGTTGGCTGGCACGC
This genomic stretch from Hymenobacter sp. PAMC 26628 harbors:
- a CDS encoding carboxypeptidase-like regulatory domain-containing protein, with translation MSNTSRPRGFSFTLAAVLAVFLLLLAAPGAQAQGKRKVIQFTGIVASGDSLLGVPGATVYVPKAGRGTATNIYGYFSMAVLAGDSIVIRSLGYANETVKIPADYQRASYSVVVSLREDATVLPEVRVFPYATEREFKAAFLAMAIPSESRTPGADALNEQTMRRIFNTLPMSSSAAYRQTMSLQQQNYNARMGLGQSLQANNPLTNPFSWLQFIKQVKSGEFKKKEGVDY
- a CDS encoding M16 family metallopeptidase, producing MLDRTVAPPLQPLARVALPTAEVMPLPNAARLHVLTNDAQPVVRLQVVLPAGKIAEPKPSLALLTARMLLEGTATRTARQIADEVAFYGASLDCESGPDRAMLTLYCLTRHLPTLLPLVHEVLTQPSFPEQELAQLKTRTVQNVQVERRKASYRASECFNQNLFGTAHPYGQLFDEAAFPAFTRADALAFHQAAYPLSEAEIFLCGDVDGHRQLVADTFGQGPAEAPIVAAAGTLTSFRPGHDYVTVSGSLQASLRIGRPWPNPRHPETHQLNLLVKVLGGYFGSRLMRNIREDKGLTYGISASVTNREQATALIIGTDVQGDSAPLAVAEIQHELRRLQEELIPADELETVKNYTLGKFANDLSTVFEQADKYRNVVLMRLPADYYLQFVRQVEAADAPTLQRLAQEYLSPEAMQVVVAGA
- a CDS encoding NAD(P)/FAD-dependent oxidoreductase — encoded protein: MDTNLPFSDKPRVVIVGCGFGGLQLAKDLAGAPVQVVVVDRNNYHNFQPLLYQVATGALEADSIAYPVRKIFAGQRNFFFRLADVTGVESTTNTLHTSVGEIRYDYLVLATGSLTNFFGIESIERNAMQIKSIPNALNLRSFIFQNFEKALLTADLAERQALMNIVVVGGGPTGVEISGSLAEMRKHVLPKDYPELDLGTMQIFLVEAGPALLGPMSPASQADAGRYLNELGVLVRLNTSVKRFENCKAYYSDTEFIPTENLIWAAGVNGAALPGLPDAVVTRNKRVTVNQWNQVEGLANVFAIGDVANLVTADMPKGLPMLAPVAQQQASLLAKNLVRLTKGEAPQPFEYTNKGVMAIVSRNKAVVDLPKNVHFNGFFGWLTWLFVHLMTLVGFRNKVVAFVDWAFSYFSSDQALRLIIRPFKRRDMRDDQGKRTAEHLTATAEYNPGPPAIQEA
- the porU gene encoding type IX secretion system sortase PorU; amino-acid sequence: MPRFFLLLLLVGLGWKGTPAARAQGPATAHVVLRWGGYAEVPTRTGRAPQRVPTFAGAYAAFDEQIGVFSQRLAGDVRQGELLNPVYEAFSAADAKLLDAGKLPAAPEVQLSTGTEAKLPVTRLSLRPARRNSQTGQPERLVAFDYSYSLAEPSATRGGSGSTARAHAAHSVLAAGDWYKLGVPANGVYKIDQATLKTLGFNPATTDPKALRLYGNAAGLLPQANLTYRPDDLVENAVRFVGNADNAFDADEYLLFYAPGPHTWYAENGRFRHRNNFYCDTAYYFLTTQAAARAPQRVATAGAPGAAATRTVSTFDERAFYEHDLVNLLHSGRQWLGESFSPQSVLTRTIDLPTSLPDLVPGSTAQVTLALAATDLSGSQFQATLNGANVGTVAVNPVNGQSFYAVANVATPTLPVVLPAAPAAALSVGLAFNSLSGTGVGYLDYLEINAQRRLTLSGPVLEFRSLASVGPGAVTRFALAGTTAATAVWDVTNPRHAVAQALDAAGTFAAATDTLREYVAFQPDGAFANKVRAFGKVPNQDLHALDGSYDLVIVTYPAFRAQANRLADHRRTYDGLKVAVATTKEVYNEFGSGGQDATAIRDFMKQVYDRAPAGKLQHLLLFGDASFDYKSSPYNDKNQEPAWWASRAPFRSDADFDRANQNYVPTYESRESLTQFYGSTVTYSSEDYYALLDDNEGEWSENPTGTEVQDVGVGRLPVRAPKGSPANADNARLMVDKLIAYDAPASFGKWRNRLSLWADDGNGDLFVGGGSEPLAAGIQANYPAYNVHKVYLDLYPQVSGAAGLRSPEMNKAVDESFEGGSLLINYLGHGGPTGLSNDQIFTNATALALQNSAKLAFMVTGTCDLSTYDNPDFTSAGEQVLTDNANGGGAIGLFTTTRVVEAGQNYGLNSAFYNNVFQPLPGGKMPAMGTVTMLAKNAYPGPGQAGVLNNRNYTLLGDPSMTLAYPRQTVQIDSLNKQYVGGGAAPPTLQALSPVRLHGRVLNAGALNAGFSGTAQVTVYDKPATVLTLGNKVANNPADGPKPIQVQESVIYSGQATVVNGQFSLRFVVPKDISYNVGPGKVSLYAFSNTADGGKGTDAAGRLAPPVGGAATGTARDTVPPAVALFMDSETFAFGGLTGQNTTLLANLSDNSGINTTGAGIGHEITAVLDGNAAGLTVLNDAYVGKVDDFRSGQVKYLYKDLAVGPHTLKLKAWDTYNNSTEREIEFVVARTEQLALSHVLNYPNPFASATTFHFDQNREGDDLDVQVQIFTVSGKLVRTLTATVINSEPHQKSISWDGRDEFNDQLARGVYVYRVNVRAQRDRATASKFEKLVILN
- a CDS encoding (2Fe-2S) ferredoxin domain-containing protein → MIYAHQVFVCTNQKSSVGRDVAKALKHAIKDQDLKTVRTADGEKRRNAVQECDCLDRCKHCKKGDGAALIVYPDGVTYGDVQPADCATIVREHLGGGRIVTSRLLSE
- a CDS encoding YjjG family noncanonical pyrimidine nucleotidase; the protein is MAYRHLFFDLDHTLWDFETNADETLTTLYDRHGLARHGTFDLPTFKRVYSDVNQALWRLYQANKVTQTQLREVRFVRTLAKLGVAEADVPPTLSAEFTDILPEKSAVFPHTHETLAYLRGKYTLHLITNGFEDVQHRKLASSNLAQYFDQVITSEHSGHLKPDPRMFAHALQAAGAGAPESLMIGDNLECDVLGAHNAGIDQVYFNPAKRRHFAQVTYEISSLDELRAFL
- the porV gene encoding type IX secretion system outer membrane channel protein PorV, producing MQLTTPVTSRRLALLAALLGGTTAAHAQNFSKTITTAVPILTLSPDSRSAALGEAGVALSPDANAAFYNAGKLGFVPYKYSVSPSYTPWLRSITDDMGLSYLSGYAKVGQRSAVAASLMYFDLGQIQYRDANNIEGATFNPKEYALTVSYGQKLSENFGLGVSARYIRSNLTGGSIPDARPGNAASVDVGAYYNKDASIGTGLYNIGFGATISNIGNKMTYTDPINASFLPTTLKLGTALTRQIDQYNKITLAIDVSKLLVPSPYYEDLLPGTGAAQTAQRDRIKAENLARAQKSIISAALGSFSDAPGGFKEELQEINLSGGLEYSYNDLLYARAGYFYENPDKGARQYASFGLGVRYQVFGIDGAYLVPNSQANPLAQTIRVSLHFNFNKLSEAFDGDSGGTSGTPPNN
- a CDS encoding ArsR/SmtB family transcription factor; this encodes MRLKHFTVAFGQQIFKAFGDESRVRILHLLWRNREMVVADLEQVLDFTQTKTSRQLAYLKNADLVSVRRLDNWMFYFLKDEALDLVLQLLEFMARDPQLLHDQRIYQTLWSNRELAAYKLQNRHWTGGAPPPPAK